From Halorubrum salinarum, the proteins below share one genomic window:
- the thpR gene encoding RNA 2',3'-cyclic phosphodiesterase: protein MRAFFAVDLPDALAPAVADAQAPFADAPGVNPVDPEQAHVTLKFLGEIGGRDGGGDPPLDDVIAAGERAVDRAGVAPFEVEVAGPGVFPNREYVSVAWAGVERGGGALAALHEALEAEATALGVDPADHDFTPHVTLARVESAAGADAVRDALDADGPAIGSFSVGEIRLVESRLTASGPEYRVVREFELG, encoded by the coding sequence ATGCGCGCGTTCTTCGCCGTCGACCTCCCGGACGCCCTCGCGCCCGCCGTCGCGGACGCGCAGGCCCCGTTCGCCGACGCGCCCGGCGTCAACCCGGTCGACCCCGAGCAGGCGCACGTGACGCTGAAGTTCCTCGGCGAAATCGGCGGCCGCGACGGCGGGGGCGACCCCCCGCTCGACGACGTGATCGCGGCCGGCGAGCGCGCCGTCGACCGCGCGGGCGTCGCCCCGTTCGAGGTCGAGGTCGCCGGCCCCGGCGTCTTCCCGAACCGGGAGTACGTCTCCGTCGCCTGGGCCGGGGTCGAGCGCGGCGGCGGCGCCCTCGCCGCGCTCCACGAGGCGCTCGAAGCGGAGGCGACCGCGCTCGGGGTCGACCCGGCCGATCACGACTTCACGCCGCACGTCACGCTGGCGAGGGTGGAAAGCGCGGCCGGCGCCGACGCGGTCCGCGACGCGCTCGACGCGGACGGCCCTGCGATCGGGTCGTTCTCGGTCGGCGAGATCCGGCTGGTGGAGTCGAGGCTGACCGCGTCCGGCCCGGAGTACCGCGTCGTCCGGGAGTTCGAGCTCGGCTGA
- a CDS encoding alpha/beta fold hydrolase: protein MATTGSARLESTPAPEVSERRAPSVARTDDGRRIAYATYGPPTGDPLVFLHGTPGSRRLGALLEPSARANDVRVIAPDRPGCGRSSPKPDRTIADAAASVRPVLDDAGVDCAPLAAFSGGAPYALSTAATLGERVTGVDLVAGATPPSFTDDAPAVQRFLTGLASATPSVLGALFRGQAWLADRADPSFVVGQYAADADAVPADAAATVKADFLAAFERHRSGAVTEFRAAGDDWGIDLGAVDIPVRLWHGTADANVPIAGARRLAEALPTADLRTLDGADHLGTLLRAAPEVLARPR, encoded by the coding sequence ATGGCCACCACCGGCTCCGCGCGGCTGGAATCGACCCCGGCGCCTGAGGTCTCGGAGCGTCGAGCACCGAGCGTCGCCCGGACCGACGACGGCCGCCGGATCGCGTACGCGACGTACGGCCCGCCGACCGGCGACCCGCTCGTCTTCCTCCACGGGACGCCCGGGTCACGCCGACTGGGGGCGCTCCTCGAACCGTCGGCGCGGGCGAACGACGTCCGCGTCATCGCGCCCGACAGGCCCGGTTGCGGTCGGTCATCACCGAAGCCGGACCGGACGATCGCCGACGCCGCGGCGTCCGTGCGGCCCGTCCTGGACGACGCGGGCGTCGATTGCGCGCCGCTCGCCGCGTTCTCCGGCGGGGCTCCCTACGCCCTCTCGACGGCGGCGACGCTGGGCGAGCGGGTCACCGGCGTCGACCTCGTCGCCGGGGCGACGCCGCCCTCCTTCACCGACGACGCGCCGGCGGTACAGCGGTTTTTGACCGGTCTCGCGTCCGCGACGCCCTCGGTCCTCGGGGCGCTGTTCCGCGGACAGGCGTGGCTCGCGGACCGGGCCGACCCGTCGTTCGTGGTCGGGCAGTACGCCGCGGACGCGGACGCCGTCCCCGCCGACGCCGCGGCGACGGTGAAAGCGGACTTCCTCGCGGCGTTCGAGCGCCACCGGAGCGGCGCGGTCACCGAGTTCCGCGCCGCGGGGGACGACTGGGGGATCGACCTCGGCGCGGTCGATATCCCGGTGCGCCTGTGGCACGGGACGGCCGACGCCAACGTCCCGATAGCCGGGGCCCGGCGACTGGCCGAGGCGCTCCCGACGGCCGACCTCCGCACCCTCGACGGCGCGGACCACCTCGGAACCCTCCTCCGGGCCGCCCCCGAGGTGCTGGCGCGTCCCCGCTGA
- a CDS encoding helix-turn-helix domain-containing protein: MKRIRFSAAYPERLRHPLHRSIVGESPIARAELLMWSPTADATTLLWFDGDRDATTAAVEALDSLVARSLVRGAGGTYAFLRQDDYEFPAALLDTVASSRVIFLPPVVFREDGDVRFEAAGATAALSGFHDDLADLADLTIERVQEFERRATPSRLTDRQRAALEAAVSAGYYEVPREGTVADVAAALDCSTSTAGELLRKAEAAVVERAVESE, translated from the coding sequence ATGAAACGGATCCGGTTCTCGGCCGCTTACCCGGAGCGGCTCCGTCACCCCCTCCACCGATCGATCGTCGGCGAGTCGCCGATCGCTCGCGCCGAGCTGCTGATGTGGAGTCCGACGGCGGACGCGACGACGCTGCTCTGGTTCGACGGCGACCGCGACGCGACGACCGCCGCCGTCGAGGCGCTCGACTCGCTGGTCGCGCGCAGCCTCGTGCGCGGGGCGGGCGGGACCTACGCCTTCCTCCGACAGGACGACTACGAGTTCCCGGCGGCGCTCCTCGACACCGTCGCGTCGTCGCGGGTGATCTTCCTCCCGCCGGTCGTCTTCCGCGAGGACGGCGACGTGCGGTTCGAGGCGGCGGGCGCGACGGCGGCGCTCAGCGGCTTCCACGACGACCTCGCCGACCTCGCCGACCTCACCATCGAGCGGGTCCAGGAGTTCGAGCGCCGGGCGACCCCCTCCCGGCTGACCGACCGACAGCGCGCGGCGCTGGAGGCGGCGGTCTCGGCGGGCTACTACGAGGTGCCCCGCGAGGGCACCGTCGCGGACGTCGCGGCCGCGCTCGACTGCTCGACGAGCACGGCCGGGGAACTGCTCCGCAAGGCGGAGGCGGCGGTCGTCGAGCGCGCCGTCGAGTCAGAGTGA
- a CDS encoding excinuclease ABC subunit C, translating to MDADAVRERARDLPTEPGVYQFRAGEATLYVGKALDLRDRVRSYADPRSGRIRGMVERADRIEFAVTDTETQALLLEANLIKRLRPRYNVRLKDDKSYPLVAFSDHEVPRIEVTRDPEAGAVAYGPFTDVGRVETVVKAVRDEYRLRGCSDHKYEGRDRPCLDYEMGICSAPCTGEISPAEYAEDVAAARRFFEGETGVLADPLRRRMEAAAEANEFERAANLRDRLEAVEAFHGEGGEAVSDRSDDRTVDVLAAAVEGDTARVARLHSERGQLVDRSRHRLDAAAVEDADGGPSSADANTPAAVLAAFLAQYYAEREFPDAVLLAERPADPDVVDWLEGEGVAVRVPGAGREAKLVELALKNARKRGGRDDPVGALGERLGIARPERIEGFDVSHAQGTAVVGSDVCFVDGSAETADYRRKKLTERNDDYANMRELVRWRAERALDGSDDRPDPDLLLIDGGDGQLGAARDALAETGWDVPVVALAKAEELVVTPTGTRRWDDDAPELHLLQRVRDEAHRFAVAYHQTVRDEVATVLDDVPGVGPETRRRLLRRFGSVENVREASREDLIDVDGVGDATADTLRERL from the coding sequence ATGGACGCCGACGCGGTGCGCGAGCGGGCCCGAGACCTCCCGACGGAGCCGGGGGTCTACCAGTTCCGGGCGGGCGAGGCAACGCTGTACGTCGGGAAGGCGCTCGACCTCCGCGACCGGGTGCGGTCGTACGCGGACCCGCGCTCGGGGCGGATCCGGGGGATGGTCGAGCGCGCCGACCGGATCGAGTTCGCCGTCACCGACACCGAGACGCAGGCGCTGCTCTTGGAGGCGAACCTGATCAAGCGGCTCCGGCCGCGCTACAACGTCCGGCTGAAGGACGACAAGTCGTACCCGCTGGTCGCCTTCTCCGACCACGAGGTGCCCCGGATCGAGGTGACCCGCGACCCCGAGGCGGGCGCGGTCGCGTACGGCCCCTTCACCGACGTGGGGCGCGTCGAGACCGTCGTGAAGGCGGTCCGCGACGAGTATCGGCTGCGCGGCTGCTCGGACCACAAGTACGAGGGCCGCGACCGGCCCTGCCTCGACTACGAGATGGGCATCTGCTCCGCCCCGTGTACCGGGGAGATATCCCCGGCGGAGTACGCCGAGGACGTGGCCGCCGCGCGGCGCTTCTTCGAGGGCGAGACCGGCGTCCTCGCCGACCCCCTCCGCCGCCGGATGGAGGCGGCCGCCGAGGCGAACGAGTTCGAGCGCGCCGCGAACCTCCGCGACCGGCTGGAGGCCGTCGAGGCGTTCCACGGCGAGGGCGGCGAGGCCGTCAGCGACCGGAGCGACGACCGCACCGTCGACGTGCTCGCGGCCGCCGTCGAGGGCGACACGGCCCGGGTGGCCCGACTCCACAGCGAGCGGGGCCAGCTCGTCGACCGGAGCCGCCACCGGCTGGACGCCGCGGCGGTCGAGGACGCGGACGGCGGCCCCTCGTCCGCCGACGCCAACACCCCGGCCGCCGTCCTCGCGGCGTTCCTCGCGCAGTACTACGCCGAGCGGGAGTTCCCGGACGCGGTCCTCCTCGCCGAGCGGCCCGCCGACCCGGACGTGGTCGACTGGCTGGAGGGCGAGGGGGTCGCGGTCCGCGTGCCGGGCGCCGGCCGCGAGGCGAAGCTGGTCGAGCTCGCGCTGAAGAACGCCCGGAAGCGCGGCGGGCGCGACGACCCCGTCGGCGCGCTCGGCGAGCGGCTCGGGATCGCCCGCCCCGAGCGGATCGAGGGGTTCGACGTGAGCCACGCGCAGGGGACCGCAGTGGTCGGCTCCGACGTGTGCTTCGTCGACGGGAGCGCGGAGACGGCCGACTACCGCCGGAAGAAGCTGACCGAGCGCAACGACGACTACGCGAACATGCGCGAGCTGGTCCGGTGGCGCGCCGAGCGCGCGCTCGACGGCTCGGACGACCGCCCCGACCCGGACCTGCTCCTCATCGACGGCGGCGACGGACAGCTGGGGGCCGCCCGCGACGCGCTCGCGGAGACGGGGTGGGACGTGCCCGTCGTCGCGCTCGCGAAGGCGGAGGAGCTGGTCGTCACCCCGACCGGGACCCGCCGGTGGGACGACGACGCGCCCGAGCTCCACCTCCTCCAGCGCGTGCGCGACGAGGCGCACCGGTTCGCGGTCGCGTACCACCAGACCGTCCGCGACGAGGTGGCGACCGTCCTCGACGACGTGCCCGGCGTCGGCCCCGAGACGCGTCGCCGGCTCCTCCGCCGCTTCGGCTCGGTGGAGAACGTCCGCGAGGCCTCCCGCGAGGACCTCATCGACGTGGACGGCGTCGGCGACGCGACCGCGGACACGCTCCGCGAGCGGCTGTGA